Proteins encoded together in one Musa acuminata AAA Group cultivar baxijiao chromosome BXJ3-6, Cavendish_Baxijiao_AAA, whole genome shotgun sequence window:
- the LOC135640087 gene encoding protein SLOW GREEN 1, chloroplastic-like, which yields MASLHSAILSPLQFHQRPSNLGLRIDSTRTLTSTIAPPRLLQPFPLSTKTLASDRLVPHLPKISCSRTPQIPPLSRQNANFLRRIAGGAAVLLIGSLVFLGRLGTRSALALDGAQRNNFSAPLEEKIDASGEDEVEMYARVLQKNPKDVEALKVVLYGKLKKGKREEAVRLVERLIELEPDDVEWRLLQGLCYELMGKLDKAKRLFKDILKERPLLIRALHGLALAMHKSRESAAAFEMLHKALDLARRENRVTDQRNIKILIAQMHAIVGDLEGASQHFQDLVNEDPRDFRPYLCQGVIYSLLDKTKEADEQFEIYRSLLPDEFPQRSFIDDVILTAKTEAKQLGKELESEYSPRK from the exons ATGGCGAGCCTCCATTCCGCCATACTCTCCCCCCTTCAATTCCACCAAAGACCCTCCAATTTAGGACTTCGGATCGACTCGACAAGAACCCTAACCTCCACCATAGCTCCTCCTCGCCTCCTTCAGCCCTTCCCTCTCTCCACCAAAACCCTAGCCTCAGATCGGCTCGTCCCACATCTCCCCAAGATTTCGTGCTCCCGGACACCCCAAATCCCCCCACTCAGCCGTCAAAATGCGAACTTCTTGAGAAGGATCGCCGGCGGAGCCGCCGTCTTGCTTATCGGCTCGCTTGTCTTCCTCGGGAGACTGGGTACGCGGTCTGCTTTGGCGCTGGATGGTGCCCAAAGGAACAATTTTTCGGCGCCGTTGGAGGAGAAGATCGATGCGTCGGGAGAGGATGAGGTAGAGATGTACGCCAGGGTGTTGCAGAAGAACCCAAAGGACGTGGAAGCGCTGAAGGTGgttttgtatggtaagttgaagaaGGGGAAGAGAGAGGAGGCGGTGAGACTCGTGGAGCGGCTGATCGAGTTGGAGCCGGATGACGTGGAATGGAGGCTGTTGCAGGGTCTGTGCTATGAGTTGATGGGAAAGCTGGACAAGGCTAAGAGACTTTTCAAGGATATATTGAAGGAGAGGCCTCTCTTGATTAGAGCTTTGCAT GGTCTTGCCTTAGCCATGCACAAGAGTCGTGAAAGTGCAGCTGCTTTTGAGATGCTGCATAAAGCTTTAGATCTTGCACGTCGTGAGAACAGAGTCACTGACCAGCGGAATATAAAGATCCTGATTGCACAAATGCATGCCATAGTG GGTGACCTAGAAGGTGCTTCTCAGCATTTTCAAGATCTTGTCAATGAGGATCCTCGTGACTTTCGACCGTACCTCTGCCAG GGTGTCATCTACAGTTTATTAGACAAAACGAAGGAAGCCGACGAACAGTTTGAAATATATCGAAGCCTTCTGCCTGATGAATTTCCTCAGAGAAGCTTCATTGATGATGTTATACTGACAGCAAAAACAGAAGCCAAGCAGCTTGGGAAAGAACTCGAATCTGAATATTCACCCCGAAAATAA